From one Anopheles cruzii chromosome 3, idAnoCruzAS_RS32_06, whole genome shotgun sequence genomic stretch:
- the LOC128269974 gene encoding B-cell lymphoma/leukemia 11A, with product MRASPTDAPQQQQQLAGREPSNYVCSTCKTKYHSAWRLVQHVQHAHGVKIYVESLASTGNQDGGGGATPTEECDAPESAAAATATEEEAMETEAPVAPVTSPKPTEPPRSSSRNRSVEKDETETPGPRRTWREPVEKGNRLTNGTAAAEGGHHQPQQKKAVNGGNGGSEADDEREEIEVRAKRKKLSQSSNGCEEVAALSLTSPPLASAASPFCSAMTTTTATTAVVSAVPLPVPPPATLQQSPSRQQSPAALPAAPATSSLPPPPSTGGLRGHHPLLAPLPPDLHPNPFGLLRMPPHHPHHHHPHSPLFGRTTHHDHFRMEHLMSEQFRNHGLNLAAAAVVAANRLKSHNPAPFNPATGATASERPPSSASSSGALETPVAAPQALLGVTEPHMDYYSQRLRQLAGTTSPGTGPGPTLTTSASPSPRKSTQPSAALSPSPRFASPSPSQLPPTPLTSSSQRPQSLTPPEKSAVELLGLDAGSSLTNTPRSASTPPNKQSTGHGGGGGISTATGTDSALYGCDFCGKKFRFQSNMLVHRRTHTAASAPTELPFRCTGCEFSCAQPSKLRQHMRLAHGHAGPSTAATSEPDTASNVGSSIESDVGDPDSDNDGLLEADELEGDELESAAHERRRRRHLRNAAARAAREDDDEDLDDDDEEEDDEEDIDEDDDDDDEAEDLSMSSTHSHSKKDGGGGGSGALQMSSSLVGELMDKFGLSNIAQYSEAYKQALQESGNALKLQLTSKDRDNNNSAMAIPGLAEKLNGLPAALRIKEELAKSMLQQHQQHHNAQLPQVPLFHPFENPFEASKRLKLEGAAADSWWGIPGLHRGESLFENLKPGRGDRGSGGGHGGGGLLQPMMKKESKLRNDTCEFCGKVFKNCSNLTVHRRSHTGEKPYKCELCSYACAQSSKLTRHMKTHGRLGKDVYRCRFCEMPFSVPSTLEKHMRKCVVNQGKLQQAQQRELQQLQQQQHHHQQQLAAQQQLAAQQMAAAAAAAAAAASQRVEHHRDHREQQQSAAALLASPSHGGAPPQLPPGLLLPPLPVASGATTTTGPDDSGSAANTSASSSTSSSSAGSGLIKEEAATA from the exons ATGCGCGCATCTCCGACGGatgcaccgcagcagcagcagcagctggccggccGTG AGCCCAGTAACTACGTGTGTTCGACGTGCAAAACGAAGTACCATTCGGCGTGGCGGTTGGTCCAGCACGTCCAGCACGCGCACGGCGTGAAGATCTACGTGGAATCGCTGGCCAGCACCGGCAACCaggacggtggcggcggggcaACCCCGACCGAGGAGTGCGACGCACCGGAatcggccgctgccgccaccgccaccgaggaaGAAGCGATGGAGACGGAAGCACCGGTCGCTCCGGTGACGTCACCGAAGCCCACGGAACCGCCACGGAGTTCGAGCCGCAACCGGAGCGTGGAGaaggacgaaacggaaaccccgGGACCCAGGAGAACCTGGAGGGAGCCTGTGGAGAAGGGAAACCGGCTGACCAatggaacggcggcggcggaaggtggccaccaccagccgcagcAGAAGAAGGCCGTCAACGGAGGGAACGGAGGTTCCGAGGCGGACGACGAGCGAGAGGAGATCGAGGTGcgggcgaagcgaaagaagcTGTCCCAAAGTTCCAACGGCTGCGAGGAAGTGGCCGCCCTCTCGCTCACCAGCCCACCGCTCGCTTCCGCTGCGTCTCCGTTCTGTtccgcgatgacgacgacgacggcgacgacggcggtggtttcCGCCGTCCCGCTACCAGTTCCGCCACCCGCTACACTACAGCAGTCTCCGTCCCGCCAGCAGTCACCGGCCGCACTGCCGGCCGCACCGGCAACCTCGAGtcttccgccaccaccgtccaccggcggGCTACGCGGCCACCATCCGCTGCTCGCGCCGCTCCCGCCCGACCTCCACCCGAACCCTTTCGGATTGCTCCGGATGCCGCCGCatcacccgcaccaccaccacccgcacaGCCCGCTGTTCGGTCGGACGACCCACCACGACCACTTCCGCATGGAGCACCTGATGTCGGAGCAGTTCCGGAACCACGGCCTCAacctggccgcggccgccgtcgtggccgCGAACCGACTGAAATCGCACAATCCGGCCCCCTtcaacccggccaccggcgccaccgcctccgAGCGTCCACCCTCGTCCGCGTCCTCAAGCGGAGCCCTCGAAACGCCGGTCGCCGCGCCCCAAGCCCTGCTCGGAGTCACGGAGCCCCACATGGATTACTACTCCCAGCGTCTCCGCCAGCtcgccggcaccaccagccccgGAACGGGGCCGGGCCCGACCCTGACCACCTCCGCATCCCCAAGCCCACGCAAGTCCACGCAACCGTCAGCGGCGCTGTCACCATCGCCACGCTTTGCCAGTCCTTCGCCCTCGCAGCTACCGCCGACGCCACTGACCAGCAGCTCCCAGCGTCCCCAGAGCCTGACGCCACCGGAGAAGAGCGCCGTCGAGCTACTCGGCCTCGACGCGGGCAGTTCGCTCACCAACACTCCCCGCTCGGCATCGACACCCCCGAACAAACAGAGCACGGGTCAcgggggcggtggtggaaTTTCGacagccaccggcaccgacagcGCCCTCTATGGGTGTGATTTCTGTGGCAAAAAGTTCCGCTTCCAAAGCAACATGCTCGTCCACCGGAGGACGCACACGGCGGCGTCGGCACCGACCGAGTTGCCGTTCCGGTGCACTGGCTGTGAGTTTTCGTGCGCTCAGCCGTCCAAGCTCCGGCAGCACATGCGGCTGGCGCACGGGCACGCAGGACCCTCGACGGCGGCCACTTCGGAGCCGGATACGGCCAGCAACGTTGGCTCGTCGATCGAGAGTGATGTCGGCGATCCGGATTCGGATAACGACGGGTTACTGGAGGCGGATGAGCTGGAAGGTGACGAGTTGGAGTCGGCCGCCCATGAGCGGCGCCGGAGGCGGCACCTGCGGAACGCGGCGGCCAGAGCCGCccgcgaggacgacgacgaagacctggacgatgacgatgaagaGGAGGACGATGAGGAAGACATCgatgaggacgatgatgatgatgatgaggcggAAGACCTGAGTATGAGCAGCACCCACAGCCACTCGAAGAAGGACGGGGGTGGTGGAGGAAGTGGGGCACTCCAGATGTCCAGTTCGCTCGTCGGTGAGCTGATGGACAAGTTCGGGTTGTCCAACATCGCGCAGTACTCGGAGGCGTACAAACAGGCGCTCCAGGAGTCAGGCAACGCGCTCAAGCTGCAGCTGACGAGCAAGGATcgggacaacaacaacagcgccaTGGCGATCCCCGGGTTGGCGGAGAAGCTAAACGGACTGCCGGCGGCCCTTCGCATCAAGGAGGAGCTGGCCAAGAgcatgctgcagcagcaccagcagcaccacaacgCGCAACTTCCGCAGGTCCCACTGTTCCATCCGTTCGAGAACCCGTTCGAGGCGTCCAAGCGCCTGAAGTTGgagggcgccgccgccgacagtTGGTGGGGTATTCCGGGCTTGCACCGGGGTGAGTCACTGTTCGAGAACCTGAAACCGGGCCGAGGTGATCGAGGTTCCGGAGGaggccacggtggcggcggcttgTTGCAGCCGATGATGAAGAAGGAGAGCAAACTGCGGAACGATACGTGCGAGTTCTGCGGCAAGGTGTTCAAGAACTGCTCCAACCTGACGGTGCACCGGCGGAGCCACACGGGCGAGAAGCCGTACAAGTGCGAGCTCTGCTCGTACGCCTGCGCCCAGAGCTCGAAGTTGACGCGCCACATGAAGACACACGGGCGGCTCGGCAAGGACGTGTACCGCTGTCGGTTCTGCGAGATGCCCTTCAGCGTACCGTCCACGCTCGAGAAGCACATGCGCAAGTGTGTCGTCAATCAGGGCAAGCTCCAGCAAGCGCAGCAGCGGGAACTTCAGCAactccagcaacagcagcatcaccaccaacagcaactggccgcccagcagcagttAGCCGCCCAAcagatggcggcggcggcggcggctgcagccgcggcagccTCCCAAAGGGTCGAGCACCATCGTGATCACCGGGAGCAACAACAATCGGCAGCGGCCCTTTTGGCATCCCCTTCGCACGGCGGCGCCCCACCACAGTTGCCGCCGGGTCTGCTACTGCCACCACTGCCAGTCGCCAGtggggcgacgacgacgacggggccggACGATAGCGGTTCAGCCGCTAACACCTCGGCCAGTTCCTCcacgtcatcatcatcggcaggcTCGGGTCTGATAAAGGAGGAGGCGGCCACGGCATGA